The Brachyspira hyodysenteriae ATCC 27164 genome includes a window with the following:
- a CDS encoding tetratricopeptide repeat protein: MTEELKDKIEQLAYDSIEKYNDDEYLYFNRGLEKIESKLYEEAIEDFNKIIELNPKDRDAYFFRGLTKTGLKLYEEAIEDFNEAIKLNLKNWESYFARGVSKSSLKLYEEAIEDFNKSIELNSDNEEAYFNRGIAKVKLARYEEAIVDFNKTIKLNPKNEKAYFNRGIAKIESKKYGKDIEDFNKAIELNPDNEEAYFNRGIAKVKLARYEEAIVDFNKSIELNPKNEKAYFNRGIAKIKLARYEEAIVDFNKAIKLNKNYEKAYSNRGIAKVKLARYEKAIVDFNKSIELNPDNEEAYSNRGIAKVKLARYKKAIVDFNKVIELNPNDENAYLVRGVLKIILEIYEEAIVDFNKTIKLNPKNEKAYYYRGILKIKLKKYKQAINDFKIFAKNNNDASDITIIKILQEFNKYNDIDKFFKLLIIDENKELWQNEPISNLIFHFKESKKFDNELIKNIKYLILYEYFLLKILSFDTDDKNIEISHYTSLDILLILLGCKNENLDEVGNIRINNISTANDPKEGNILESIFNKNDIDIKIGSDEKIVTLQTSYSRNRDSLTMFRLYGKKENKEATGICLVLNNQYFTNSYTSPFSYYDFNVNNISIKNDEYFTDSYTSSYDSNVSNINIEYKSNIKKEKDVNKRNLYWVLYYDEKLNKLVFNKEDLKYSSNIIDLNGIKNYRKKLKEDNTIEDKIKYAFSKIFEYTRKIKEKKINHKLYNYLFENIKYIIKHEAFFEEQELRMLVTSDYKSKEIKADKINNKLYIDYLKLFDQNTNYIKEIIIGSKVENNESLAEYIRKILHEKNTDKNKLDYIKVLISEAPLR, encoded by the coding sequence ATGACAGAAGAATTAAAAGATAAAATAGAACAATTGGCATATGATTCTATAGAAAAATATAATGATGATGAATATTTATATTTTAATAGAGGACTTGAAAAAATAGAGTCAAAATTATATGAAGAAGCCATAGAAGATTTTAATAAGATCATAGAATTAAACCCAAAGGATAGAGATGCATATTTTTTTAGAGGACTTACCAAAACTGGGTTAAAGTTATATGAAGAAGCTATAGAAGATTTCAATGAGGCTATAAAACTAAATCTAAAGAATTGGGAATCATATTTTGCAAGAGGAGTTTCAAAATCAAGTCTAAAATTATATGAAGAAGCCATAGAAGATTTTAATAAGTCCATAGAATTAAATTCAGATAATGAAGAAGCATATTTTAATAGAGGGATTGCAAAAGTAAAATTAGCAAGATATGAAGAAGCTATAGTAGATTTTAATAAGACTATAAAATTAAATCCTAAAAATGAAAAAGCATATTTTAATAGAGGAATTGCAAAAATAGAATCAAAAAAATATGGAAAAGATATAGAAGATTTTAATAAAGCTATAGAATTAAATCCAGATAATGAAGAAGCATATTTTAATAGAGGGATTGCAAAAGTAAAATTAGCAAGATACGAAGAAGCTATAGTAGATTTTAATAAGTCTATAGAATTAAATCCTAAAAATGAAAAAGCATATTTTAATAGAGGGATTGCAAAAATAAAATTGGCAAGATATGAAGAAGCTATAGTAGATTTTAATAAAGCCATAAAATTAAATAAAAATTATGAAAAAGCATATTCTAATAGAGGGATTGCAAAAGTAAAATTAGCAAGATATGAAAAAGCTATAGTAGATTTTAATAAATCTATAGAATTAAATCCAGATAATGAAGAAGCATATTCTAATAGAGGGATTGCAAAAGTAAAATTAGCAAGATATAAAAAAGCTATAGTAGATTTTAATAAAGTAATAGAATTAAATCCAAATGATGAAAATGCATATCTTGTTAGAGGTGTATTAAAAATAATTTTAGAAATATATGAAGAAGCTATAGTAGATTTTAATAAGACTATAAAATTAAATCCTAAAAATGAAAAAGCATACTATTATAGAGGCATATTAAAAATAAAATTAAAAAAATATAAGCAAGCCATTAATGACTTTAAAATATTTGCAAAAAATAATAATGATGCTTCTGATATAACTATAATAAAAATTCTTCAAGAGTTTAATAAATATAATGATATTGATAAATTTTTTAAGCTGTTAATTATAGATGAAAATAAAGAATTATGGCAAAATGAACCCATTAGTAATTTAATTTTTCATTTTAAAGAGAGCAAAAAATTTGATAATGAACTTATAAAAAATATTAAATATTTAATTTTATATGAATATTTTTTACTTAAAATATTATCTTTCGATACTGATGATAAAAATATAGAAATATCTCATTATACATCATTAGATATTTTATTAATATTATTAGGGTGTAAAAATGAAAATTTAGATGAAGTAGGGAATATAAGAATAAATAATATATCAACTGCTAATGATCCTAAGGAAGGAAATATTTTAGAAAGTATTTTCAATAAAAATGATATAGATATAAAAATAGGAAGCGATGAAAAAATTGTAACATTGCAAACATCATATTCAAGAAATAGAGATTCTCTTACAATGTTTAGATTATATGGCAAAAAAGAAAATAAAGAAGCTACTGGTATATGTTTAGTTTTAAATAATCAATATTTTACTAATTCATATACTTCTCCTTTTTCTTATTATGACTTTAATGTAAATAATATAAGTATTAAAAATGATGAATATTTTACTGATTCATATACTTCATCTTATGATTCAAATGTAAGTAACATAAATATTGAATATAAGTCAAATATAAAAAAAGAAAAAGATGTAAATAAAAGAAATTTATATTGGGTGCTTTATTATGATGAAAAATTAAATAAACTTGTTTTCAATAAGGAAGATTTAAAATATTCAAGTAATATTATAGATTTAAATGGAATAAAGAATTATAGAAAAAAATTAAAAGAAGATAATACGATTGAAGATAAGATTAAATATGCATTTTCAAAAATATTTGAATATACTAGAAAAATTAAAGAAAAAAAGATTAATCATAAACTATATAATTATTTATTTGAAAATATAAAATACATAATAAAGCATGAAGCATTTTTTGAAGAACAGGAACTAAGAATGCTTGTAACTTCTGATTATAAATCTAAAGAAATAAAAGCAGATAAAATCAATAATAAACTTTATATAGATTATTTAAAACTTTTTGATCAAAACACTAATTATATAAAAGAAATTATAATAGGTTCTAAAGTTGAAAACAATGAATCGCTTGCTGAATATATAAGAAAAATTTTACATGAAAAAAATACTGATAAAAATAAATTAGATTATATAAAAGTCCTTATATCAGAGGCTCCTTTAAGATAA